The following proteins come from a genomic window of Hypanus sabinus isolate sHypSab1 chromosome 9, sHypSab1.hap1, whole genome shotgun sequence:
- the LOC132398891 gene encoding baculoviral IAP repeat-containing protein 5-like, protein MVLYLIEHRKYCSFEEWLGTFKNWPSITDCACTPENMAAEGFIHTPSENGPDIAQCFFCYKELEGWGPEDEPLVEHQNHSSKCAFIALKKQFELLTTEEFHKLDKQRVKNIKKK, encoded by the coding sequence ATGGTGTTGTACCTGATTGAGCACCGCAAGTACTGCTCCTTTGAAGAGTGGCTAGGCACCTTCAAGAACTGGCCTTCCATCACCGACTGTGCGTGTACGCCTGAGAAtatggctgcagaaggatttattCACACCCCAAGTGAGAATGGTCCTGACATTGCTCAGTGCTTCTTTTGTTACAAAGAACTGGAAGGTTGGGGACCTGAAGATGAACCTTTAGTTGAACATCAAAATCACTCATCGAAGTGTGCTTTTATTGCACTGAAGAAGCAGTTTGAGCTTCTGACAACTGAAGAGTTCCACAAATTGGACAAGCAAAGAGTAAAAAACATCAAAAAGAAATAA
- the LOC132399709 gene encoding phosphoenolpyruvate carboxykinase, cytosolic [GTP]-like: MAPQLQSQLLRTLKVVHGDLNELSPAVRDFVEESVKLCQPASIHICDGSEEENKQLLSLMEEQGMIKRLHKYQNCWLARTDPKDVARVESKTVIVTPEQREAIPIAKNGVSQLGRWLSEKEFEKAFNARFPECMKGRTMYLIPFSMGPVGSPLSKIGVQLTDSPYVVVSMRIMTRMGSAVLESLGSGQFVKCLHSVGCPLPLKKPLVNNWPCNPELTLVAHIPQRKEIISFGSGYGGNSLLGKKCFALRIASRIARDEGWLAEHMLILGVTNPKGQKKYIAAAFPSACGKTNMAMMNPTLPGWKVECVGDDIAWMKFDQQGNLRAINPENGFFGVAPGTSMNTNPNAMETICKNTIFTNVAETSDGGVYWEGINETLPPNVTVTSWKNKRWTEQDGEPCSHPNSRFCAPARQCPIIDPNWESPEGVPIEAIIFGGRRPNGVPLVYEAFNWQHGVFIGAVMRSEATAAAEHKGKVIMHDPFAMRPFFGYNFGKYLSHWLSMEHRPCSRLPKIFHVNWFRKDKHNNYLWPGFGENSRVLEWVFRRIEGEDCAKFSPLGFIPKDGALNLDGLANMNMDELFRIDREFWEEEIKEIRKYFEEQVNNDLPRDIANQLLQLEQRINRL; encoded by the exons ATGGCCCCCCAGCTCCAGTCGCAGCTTCTGCGCACCCTGAAAGTGGTGCATGGAGATCTGAATGAGTTGAGTCCTGCGGTGAGAGACTTTGTGGAAGAAAGTGTGAAGCTGTGTCAGCCAGCCAGCATCCACATCTGCGACGGAAGCGAGGAAGAGAACAAGCAGCTGCTGTCCCTGATGGAGGAGCAGGGAATGATCAAACGCCTACACAAGTACCAGAACTG CTGGCTGGCTCGCACAGATCCCAAGGACGTTGCTCGTGTGGAGAGTAAAACTGTGATTGTGACCCCCGAGCAGAGGGAAGCGATTCCCATAGCAAAGAACGGAGTGAGCCAGCTCGGGCGATGGCTGTCAGAGAAGGAGTTTGAAAAGGCCTTCAATGCACGATTCCCAGAGTGTATGAAAG GGCGTACAATGTACCTGATCCCATTCAGTATGGGACCTGTGGGGTCACCTCTGTCCAAGATCGGTGTTCAGCTCACAGACTCGCCCTACGTTGTGGTCAGCATGAGGATTATGACCCGTatgggatcggctgtgctggagtCCCTGGGCAGTGGCCAGTTTGTGAAGTGTCTCCATTCAGTGGGCTGTCCCCTACCGCTGAAGA AGCCGCTGGTCAATAACTGGCCCTGTAATCCTGAGCTGACCCTGGTTGCCCACATCCCTCAGCGCAAGGAAATCATCTCATTTGGAAGTGGCTACGGTGGGAACTCCCTACTGGGGAAGAAGTGTTTTGCTCTGCGCATCGCCTCGAGGATTGCCAGGGATGAGGGCTGGCTGGCTGAGCATATGCTG ATTTTGGGAGTAACCAACCCCAAAGGCCAGAAAAAATACATAGCTGCAGCTTTCCCCAGTGCTTGTGGCAAGACAAACATGGCCATGATGAACCCAACATTGCCCGGCTGGAAAGTGGAGTGTGTGGGAGATGACATTGCCTGGATGAAATTTGATCAGCAAG GAAACCTACGGGCAATCAACCcggaaaatggcttctttggtgtCGCCCCTGGGACTTCGATGAATACAAACCCAAACGCTATGGAGACCATTTGCAAGAACACCATCTTCACCAATGTGGCAGAGACCAGTGATGGCGGTGTTTACTGGGAAGGCATCAATGAAACTCTGccccccaatgtcacagtgacatcGTGGAAGAACAAAAGGTGGACTGAGCAAGATGGGGAACCTTGTTCACACCCCAACTCCAGGTTCTGTGCTCCCGCCAGGCAGTGTCCGATCATAGATCCCAACTGGGAGTCTCCCGAAGGCGTTCCTATTGAAGCAATAATATTTGGAGGGCGAAGGCCAAATG GGGTCCCTCTGGTGTACGAAGCGTTCAACTGGCAGCACGGAGTGTTCATCGGGGCGGTCATGAGATCAGAGGCTACAGCTGCAGCTGAACACAAAG GTAAAGTCATCATGCACGATCCGTTTGCCATGAGGCCTTTCTTCGGGTACAACTTTGGCAAGTACCTGTCCCACTGGCTCAGCATGGAGCACAGGCCCTGCTCAAGGCTTCCCAAGATCTTCCACGTCAACTGGTTCCGCAAGGACAAGCACAACAACTACCTGTGGCCGGGCTTCGGTGAGAACTCGCGAGTCCTGGAGTGGGTGTTCCGGAGGATCGAGGGGGAGGACTGCGCTAAGTTCTCTCCATTGGGCTTCATTCCCAAGGATGGAGCTCTGAACCTTGACGGCCTGGCTAACATGAACATGGATGAGCTGTTCCGTATCGACAGGGAGTTCTGGGAAGAGGAAATAAAAGAGATCAGAAAATATTTTGAAGAACAAGTCAACAACGACCTTCCCAGAGACATAGCTAATCAGCTGCTGCAGTTAGAGCAGAGAATAAATCGCTTGTAA